The nucleotide sequence TACCGGCAGCCGGACGGCCCCGCCGCGCACTTCCGGACCTCCGTGCACGCGTCCCCCCTCTTCGCCGCCGCCGTGGCGCGGTTGCTGTGTCGGGTGGATGAGGCGCTGGGGCGGCCGGGCGAGCTGGGCTTCGTGGACATGGGGGCCGGGCGGGGGGAGCTGGTGAGCGGGGTACTGGCCGCGCTTCCCGCCGATGTGTCGTCCCGCACGCGCGCGTACGCCGTCGAGCTGGCCGGGCGGCCACGTGATCTCGATCACCGCATCGAGTGGCTCGCCGAACCGCCGAAGGGGGTCGCCGGGCTGCTGTTCGCCAACGAGTGGCTGGACAACGTGCCCGTCGAGGTCGTCGAGGTGGACGCGGCGGGTCTGGCGCGGCGGGTGCTCGTACGGGAGGACGGGAGCGAGCTGCTCGGGGAGCCCGTCGGCGGGGAGGAGGCCGGGTGGCTGGGCCGGTGGTGGCCGCTGGACCCGGAGGAGGGGCTGCGGGCCGAGGTCGGGCTGCCGAGG is from Streptomyces sp. NBC_01314 and encodes:
- a CDS encoding SAM-dependent methyltransferase; this encodes MSQPSATEGAGPWRCWRAATQEALYGAHGFYRQPDGPAAHFRTSVHASPLFAAAVARLLCRVDEALGRPGELGFVDMGAGRGELVSGVLAALPADVSSRTRAYAVELAGRPRDLDHRIEWLAEPPKGVAGLLFANEWLDNVPVEVVEVDAAGLARRVLVREDGSELLGEPVGGEEAGWLGRWWPLDPEEGLRAEVGLPRDRAWAAAVAGVERGLAVAVDYAHLAGSRPPFGTLTGFREGRETAPVPDGSCDITAHVALDACALPGARLLTQREALRALGVAAGRPPLSLATADPAAYVRALAGAGEAAELTAPGGLGDFGWLLQSVGIPDPLARG